A genome region from Musa acuminata AAA Group cultivar baxijiao chromosome BXJ3-5, Cavendish_Baxijiao_AAA, whole genome shotgun sequence includes the following:
- the LOC135637579 gene encoding 5-amino-6-(5-phospho-D-ribitylamino)uracil phosphatase, chloroplastic-like, producing the protein MGVIFELEGVIVDDDDPELEPHAWFILCEEEGKEFPMDVILRSIKGMKTEEAISEVLGWSKDPWVLQRLATRKEEIYWHLRGSEYCLRSGSQQFLNRLVDYGVPMAVVSARPRRSVEEAIQAAGLEGYFVCVVAAEDLGRGKPDPEMFKRAAELLDLESEHCIVIGNSDSTVVAAASAGMSSVVVSSNRPVYEFRVAPRVVRWLDELSIGYLENSTRINPIQQRASERHMEVEGLSYL; encoded by the coding sequence ATGGGAGTGATCTTCGAATTGGAAGGAGTCATTGTGGATGACGATGATCCTGAATTGGAGCCGCATGCGTGGTTTATATTGTGTGAAGAGGAGGGCAAAGAGTTCCCGATGGATGTCATCTTGAGGTCAATCAAGGGAATGAAGACCGAAGAGGCCATCTCAGAGGTCCTTGGATGGTCTAAAGATCCCTGGGTGCTTCAAAGATTAGCCACACGGAAGGAAGAGATATACTGGCATCTGCGTGGCAGTGAGTATTGCTTGCGGTCCGGCTCTCAACAGTTCTTGAACAGACTTGTGGATTACGGTGTGCCAATGGCAGTGGTCTCTGCACGCCCCAGAAGGAGCGTTGAAGAAGCAATTCAAGCTGCTGGTTTGGAAGGCTACTTTGTTTGTGTGGTGGCCGCAGAGGATTTGGGCAGGGGAAAACCGGACCCTGAGATGTTCAAACGTGCAGCGGAGCTCCTTGATCTTGAATCAGAACATTGCATTGTGATTGGGAACTCGGATTCCACAGTGGTGGCTGCTGCCAGTGCTGGGATGAGTTCTGTTGTGGTTTCAAGCAACAGGCCGGTCTATGAGTTCCGAGTAGCACCACGTGTGGTGAGGTGGCTTGATGAGCTGTCCATTGGCTACTTGGAGAATTCCACAAGGATTAATCCAATTCAGCAGAGAGCAAGTGAAAGACATATGGAGGTGGAAGGATTAAGTTACTTGTAA